The window CTTCTTTCCATTCCAGCCGCCGAAGACGATGATGTTACCGTAGTGCACAGCGGCGCTATTGCGGGCGCGGCCAAACATGGGCACATGTGGCAGGTCGATGCGCCGCCACACGGAGGTGTCGAAGGAGTAGACGAAAAAGTCCTCGCAGCATTCGCCTCCGCTGTTGCGGCCACCAAATACGATCATCGTGCGCTCGTACGTCATTGCGGTGTGGGCAGAGCGCGGCGGAGGAATCGTGCCAAGCTGGTTGCATTCCTTCCACTCCGGGTCGCTCAAGTCGCAGCGGTACAGGTCTTGCAACCgcttgttgctgttgcgtcCACCACACTTGCCTCCAAAGATGTACATGGTGTTTCCAAACACAACAGCGCTGTGGCAGTAGCGGGTCATGGGAATGAGGGCCCCTCGCACGACAACAGGGTGGCACTCGCCATCCTCACTGATGTAGAAGAGCTTGTTGAACCGGCCGCGGCCATTACAGCCGCCAAAGATGTACATACACGTGTCATACCACACTGCGGTGTGAAACGCGCGCGGGTGCTGCTTCTCGCCACGCAGCTCGATCTCTTTCCACCTCTTGT is drawn from Leishmania panamensis strain MHOM/PA/94/PSC-1 chromosome 24 sequence and contains these coding sequences:
- a CDS encoding hypothetical protein (TriTrypDB/GeneDB-style sysID: LpmP.24.2060), which codes for MPRPTPPFRHWSLVDCPSEESPLGRIGHSFCANADGSKAYVYGGVNDTDSVSIYLDDLWQYDVINKRWKEIELRGEKQHPRAFHTAVWYDTCMYIFGGCNGRGRFNKLFYISEDGECHPVVVRGALIPMTRYCHSAVVFGNTMYIFGGKCGGRNSNKRLQDLYRCDLSDPEWKECNQLGTIPPPRSAHTAMTYERTMIVFGGRNSGGECCEDFFVYSFDTSVWRRIDLPHVPMFGRARNSAAVHYGNIIVFGGWNGKKKLNDLFIYNVEANTFEFMYDIDREYPSRRECHVAVVCRNTMVVFGGRFRGHFMNDTTELYLGSKTGIDSMRDWLITANPQLTGLAPHLPLHHFVALKAHKEYVVPELPEEPL